A single region of the Pseudomonas mandelii genome encodes:
- a CDS encoding hydroxymethylglutaryl-CoA lyase produces MSLPSYVRLVEVGPRDGLQNEAQPISVADKVQLVDALTAAGLGYIEVGSFVSPKWVPQMAGSADVFAQIQRKPGVTYGALAPNLRGFEDAIAAGVKEVAVFAAASEAFSQRNINCSISESLARFVPIMDAARQHGVSVRGYVSCVLGCPYEGNVAPEQVAHVARELYAMGCYEVSLGDTIGTGTAGATRKMFEVVSAQVPREKLAGHFHDTYGQAMANIYASLLEGIAVFDSSIAGLGGCPYAKGASGNVATEDVVYLLNGLGIETGIDLDALILAGQQICSVLGRPTGSRVAKARSAQ; encoded by the coding sequence ATGTCCCTACCCTCTTATGTACGTTTGGTCGAAGTCGGTCCCCGTGATGGCCTGCAGAACGAAGCCCAACCCATCAGCGTTGCGGACAAGGTGCAACTGGTCGACGCGCTGACCGCTGCGGGCCTTGGCTATATCGAAGTCGGCAGTTTCGTTTCACCCAAGTGGGTGCCGCAAATGGCCGGCTCCGCCGACGTCTTTGCGCAAATCCAGCGCAAACCGGGTGTGACCTATGGCGCACTCGCCCCCAACCTGCGCGGGTTTGAGGATGCAATCGCGGCCGGGGTCAAGGAAGTCGCGGTGTTCGCCGCGGCCTCCGAAGCGTTTTCGCAACGCAACATCAATTGCTCGATCAGCGAAAGCCTGGCGCGCTTCGTGCCGATCATGGATGCGGCCAGGCAACACGGCGTCAGTGTGCGTGGCTACGTGTCCTGCGTGCTGGGCTGTCCTTACGAAGGTAACGTCGCTCCCGAACAAGTCGCCCACGTCGCCCGCGAGCTTTACGCGATGGGCTGCTATGAAGTCTCCCTGGGTGACACCATCGGCACCGGCACCGCCGGCGCGACCCGCAAGATGTTCGAGGTGGTTTCGGCCCAAGTGCCGCGTGAAAAACTGGCCGGGCACTTCCACGACACTTATGGCCAGGCCATGGCCAACATCTATGCCAGCCTGCTGGAGGGTATCGCGGTGTTCGACAGCTCCATCGCCGGTCTCGGCGGCTGCCCTTACGCCAAGGGCGCCAGCGGTAACGTCGCCACCGAAGACGTGGTTTACCTGCTCAACGGCCTCGGTATTGAGACCGGCATTGATCTGGACGCTCTGATTTTGGCCGGCCAGCAGATTTGCTCCGTGCTGGGGCGACCGACCGGTTCGCGCGTGGCCAAGGCTCGCAGCGCACAGTGA
- a CDS encoding MerR family transcriptional regulator, with product MSSQTYSISDLARELDITTRAIRFYEEQGLLSPERRGQERVYTPRDKVSLKLILRGKRIGFSLAECRELIELYDPTGGNQKQLQTMLSKIAERREQLEQQMLDIEQMKLELDTAQERCTQALEQTIKSQQPAQ from the coding sequence ATGAGCAGCCAGACCTATAGCATTTCAGACCTCGCCCGCGAGCTCGACATCACCACGCGGGCCATTCGCTTTTATGAAGAGCAAGGCCTGCTCAGCCCTGAGCGCCGTGGCCAGGAACGTGTGTATACGCCCCGTGACAAGGTCAGTCTGAAGCTGATCCTGCGGGGCAAGCGCATTGGCTTTTCCTTGGCTGAATGCCGCGAGCTGATCGAACTTTACGACCCCACCGGCGGCAACCAGAAACAGCTGCAAACCATGCTGAGCAAGATCGCCGAGCGCCGCGAACAGCTGGAGCAGCAGATGCTCGACATCGAGCAGATGAAACTGGAACTGGACACCGCGCAGGAGCGCTGCACCCAGGCGCTGGAGCAGACGATCAAGAGCCAGCAACCCGCTCAATAA